The DNA window agtgtgagagagagagtgtgagtgtgtgtctgagagaaagtgaatgtgtgtgtgagagatctgGGTGCTGATGTTTGTTTAGAGTTGGGTGCTATATGTTCTCACGTTAGCTATCGGATTGATTAAAATTGGCACTCAGATTTGCCCATTTATTACTCCTAGGCGATCATGTCAGCTGGTGTGGAGAATGGGAACAGGAGGTCGCTGCGACTCTCTGCTCCTACAGGAAGCCTAAAGGGAGGAATGGCCACTGCCGTCAGAAAGATGCCTCGAAAGTGCTTGCCTGGAGATTCCTTTTCCAAACCTGCAGTGGGCACAGAGTCACTGTCAAAAAAACTGAAGCTGAGAATGAAAGGGGCCACGAGTGGGCATTCGCAAGTCAGATCACCAGAGCTGGGATCCAGTCCCACAGGTGGTTCTCCTGGATCACTGCACACATCATCTGTCCCCAGACTGGCTTCATCTAAGAAGCAAAATGTTCCAATCCTAGCGAATGGTGGCTCTTCAAGAGAAAGTGATTATGATAGTTACAGCAGTGAAGATGAGTTTCCTTTGGTGGTAAGAAATCTGTTAATCCTTTAAATGTTAACAAcaaaaacagcttgcatttatatagcacctttaatgtagtaaaaggtcccacaagagcgttatcacaaaatttgacaccaagtcacgtggggcgatattaggactggtgaccaaaagcttggttaaggagcttcttaaaggaggagaggcggagaggtttagggagggaattccagagcttagggccgaggcagctgaaggcacggccgccaatggtggagcgatgaaaatcggggatgcgcaagaggccagagttggaggagctcagagatcttggagggttgtagggctggaggaggttacagaaatagggagcggGCGAGGGCCAtaatgggatttgaaaacaaggatgagaaatttaatgaAAGCGCTCTACTGAGTTATTGTAAAACACTTAATGCCATTAGAGCAGTGATCTGTGCATTTTATAAAGAGCTTCAGGCACAAATCAATGTCCACTCATTCTTGAGCCATGATCTAGCTCTGCTCTTCTAATGGAGTGTTGAACAGTAAATTTGAAATTCTTTGTGTTTCTCAGACATCCCGTATTAATTGTTATGATTCAAAACTGCTAATTACATGTAGACTCGAACTTCTCGCTTTGTGTCGCCCGTGCCCTGATGTTCTCCTCACTGATGGACATTAAAAATCCCAgggactgtttgaagaagagcaatgaGTTTTCCCAGAATCTTGTCCCTCGAACAGCACTgacgaaacagattaactgaattTTCAGTttgttgctgtttatgggattttGCTTTGCAGTAAATtactacataacagtcactgtttccttcagtgatttgttgtacatgaagtgctttgagaggcACAGTAAGGGCTCTCCTTCCTGCTCATCCCTCTTCCAGTGATGTGAATGGACAACTCACTGTCTTCGAGTTATGAGTAGAAAGGAATGGATTGGAGCCggttaagtttgattagtttggaCAGAGGCAAAAACTGAGCTTCCTTAAACCTTAGTGGCTGAGGACTGTGTtaagttttttatatatatattatatgtgTATTTAAAAACCTTGCATGTGCATGtgattcctgtcaactttttacattataaattcctatgtccacatttataatgggatctgtctatgtaaacttttcatgctgtaattacaccctgctgccagtggaggtgctgcagtgccaccatcagcaggagggtgtaattacagcttaACAAATTTATAAAGGCGgtctccattataaatgtggacctaGGAATCTGTAAtgcaaatataaaaataaggacagaatgtaagactttaaaatgggggctgAATTTATTCCTCACTTGTAATCCTGTTTCACCTGAAGACTTTATTTGGTCTTGGTTATGTGCAATGCCGTAGGAATTCGACTACTATATAAAAGATTCATTGAAACATCTTGCACCTGTGTGATGTAGTATTGTGGATCCCCCCCTGCCTGACCGCTCGAGATCCAGAGTCAGACAACCATCAACCAGTCACCTGTTTACTACACACCAAGCTTCCCCCACTAGTAGATGAGCTAATTCTGTCAGGAGGTGAGCACAGAGCATCACTTAAACTTCCTGTTCATAATGTTTCTAATCACATACCCGATGCACCATCAGCATTtttacaggagatccactagtaatGTGTGATTTTTAGCTTGCTCTGGGAGAGGGTGgtctggtgagtgagtgagtggaggtgGTGGGGAGTTTATGCCTAGTCCATGGGAGGGGCTAGAAGATTTTTCTAAGTGGAGACGATGAGGAGAAGGACCTGGAGAGTTGGTATGAGAGGACGCAGCTCAATTTTATTTAGTGAGCAGGAATGGACAGAGTGGGTATAGATAGTAAACGAAATGGGAATCTATTCACTGGACTATCTCACAACcttcaattttaattttaaattttttagttTCACCGAGAATCCGAGGAGCTGTCGGTGTACGAGCAGAAACGACTCAAAAACATTCAGGAAAATGCCCAGTTTTTTGCATCTTTAAACATGTTGGAGGTAAAAATGATCAGGATTGTTTTCAATCTGCAGATCAAATCGCAATTGACTTTTCTTGTATATAGCCAAACTGCTTAACATCTATGTAATCATTTATCATTGAGTCTCTAGGTTAGACTTCCAACTGTAACACTCATTGAGGTATTCTCTGTACTGTATATAAAATTCAATATTCTCAGTTTTGATCAAATTTCAACAGTAAACTGCCAGATTTTAATATTCTGAATCTATAACTTGGGGTTAGACCATAAGGTTGTTCAATGATAATTTCAAGCAATCTCATAATATTGTTGTCTATTACATAGCTGGGGGAGCTGAATTATTTCTGGTTGTGATTTAAGTGAGTTGAACTCAGCATTGTTATTTCCTGAGAGACAGGTCACTCGGCATTGCAGGCATTTGAAATTTGCCCCTGAATGATCAATGCCATGTTTAAGTGACCATAGGCTTTCTGGGATGTGAAGTGTGGAAATTTGCAGTGATGGTAAAGCATAGCAACTCAGCAATGGCATGCTTCACTTCACCAATGTATTTGGTTGCAGAGTTGTGCATTAGGCCAGTAGATAGCCTGATTATTCCACAGGCATCACAAGATAAAAGGAGAGGACGTGATGACACTGCTAAATCTGTCACTCCAGCTTACCTGAGCTAGGACAGGATGTGTTAGGGATGCGCTTTGCTAAAACAGGAGTTGTTATCCTTACTTCAAAATATCCATACTGCTCCATTAAGAGATATGACTGGGGCTGTTTAGCCATCCTCGCTGCAGATGTTCCTCTCACGTGGCCTGTCTTTGACAAAAATTGAACCGTTTTAAGCATATCGGATTTTAAGTCAAAATGCACTCAACTGATCCACAAAAGAACTTGCTGTTCTTACTTTACAGACTGCTAAAATGCTCCGACAAATCGGTAAAAAGGGGCCTGAAAAGGGACAGAATAGACCCAAAAGGTATGTTGAATATGCTGGAATTGCCGAGGATGTGTAAATTTAGTATCAAGTATTTTTGAATTGTGCAACGCTTCATTATTTGTACAGTAATCCCTAGAAAAAGGCAGCCAGCATCagttcagaaggggaagatcctaaCTGACTGATTTTCCTTGAGTCTTTGGAAGACATGACATCCCAAGTGGACTGGAAAGACCAATGACGTGGTGTATCTGGACTTCCAAACAGCAATGACAAAGTTCAGCGTGACCGACCAcatcaacctgcatttatatagtggctttaatgtggaaaaacatgCTAAGGAGTTTCTGACAGGCATAAGGGAAATAAAAGGTTCACAGCTGTAGGGATTCATGGAGAATCTTGGGAATGAATTAAAATAGGCAGCATGGTAGCAAAAAGGTGTTTGTTAAAGGAGttatttggggggtgggtggaggtgtggttaGGAGGTGCCCCAGTAACCAGTATTAGGGCCAGTACTGTCTCTAATTTAAATTCATGACTTGGATGATTCAGAAACTCCATGCAAATTGGTAAAATTGCAGATGATACCGAGCTAGGAGGGACAATTGATTCCTTGGAGGCGGTTTAGAAAATGTAAAATGAATTGGACAGATGTGTAAGTGAGCTAactgtggcaggtgaaatttaataagAAACTAATTGTTTTACCAGTTTTTAActgttattttatttttgttattaTACCATTATACAGCTGAATTACAAGTTTGATACTTTTTTTGTCTTTTAGAGAGAGACTTAAAACCCCTGGAGAGAACGTTGTGGCTCGGCGTTCAATGCGCCTGCTGAGGTTGGACCCTACAGGCACTCCGATCTCAGAAGTACCGATAGAAGCACAAGTGAAACCAGAACAGATAGAAGAGCGGGTGGGCATCACTTTTCTTGTTTATCTAAATTCAGGATTTGTAGCAAGTTGGCCGTTTCAACTTTTTTTTGCGCTCAGCAAGTTTTGGAAGGGGTGGGGTTAGTGCTGAGATACTTTACTCTTCATACAAGCAACAAACACTCGAGGTAGATGCAGGTAAAGATCCCTCTGCCCTGTCCCAACAGTGTACTTTAACCAGAAGCTTGATAGAATACCCTACAGTGTGATGTTTCCATTTCCGACACCATCTGCACTTTGCGTGTGTGAACATTCTTGTGCTGGCAACCCAAGTCCATTAGGAACTGAATTAATCTGATTTCAGGTGGGACCCTTAGTTTTACTGGGAAAGGGAATTTTCTCTTAGCTGGTTTAGAAGCCAAGCCTGAACGATGAACAGCCAGTGTCAATCCCCATCTTGCGTTTTTATCAGGTAGTTTTACCTAGAATCCTTCAAAACAAAGATGAAAAATAGTTTAAAAACCTGCAAATGATGGAAAGCAGCACtaagtccatcagcatctgtaaagagaaaatctAGGTTAATATTTCAGGCAGAGACTCATCAGAATCAATAAGGTCTCCACACAGGATGTTAATCTCTTTCTTTACAAATACTGGAGAACCTGctatgcatttccaacattttctgttctctGAGAGTAATGGTAGtttagaatattttttttaaatgcaaaaagTCAGTTAGTACCTCCACTACTTAGGTGCAGGTTTATAAATTGCCCGTTTTCATTGTGGCAGTTGTGATTTATAGAATAGCATTATTTGACTGTCCAATGTATGCTTACTGAATTTCAAAGAAGTAGTAACGCTGGAGAAAGATGGTTATTTATTGCAAATCCAACTGTCTAAAACTGGTTCATATTGACAAAGGAAGGAAAATGGCATACTATTGTTGGATAAATTAtattattctcttgctctttttgacagatttttggacctCTGAAAATGATTACAAATGAAGAGGAGGACAGCAGAGTTACTGAGAATCTGATGAAAACGTGGCTGGAGATTAGCCAGGTATTCTATTTAGAGCTGAACTGGGACATTGATTTAACTAAATTGGGATGCAGTGAGCTGACCTGATGTCCTGGTTTGGTTAACTCTATCCAGTTTTTAAGTCTTATTTTAACTTAGCCGGTCAATATTACCCAAACGTTTAAATAGATTAAGGCTCAGTGTTTGGACACACTGATCCTTGAGCATGAATTAAAAACTTTGCCAGTAGTCTTTATATAATATTATAAAAGATCGTGATGCTTATTCTTTTAAGAAAAACCTAGTTTATATTGTGTTCTAAAGTTGTGTAAAATCTGGTGTGTAAATTGGCGCTTAATACGTGCTCACACGTTACAGGGGGAGATGCACATTGAGAAAAGGCAACCAGTAGAACTGAAAAAGTAAGTTTCTTTTAAGTATAAGATTGATTTTAAATGAAAGCTATTTCCAATTTTTATGTTTATTTTCTACAAACCATTACCGTCACCATTTTTCCTCTGACTAGGTACAAGTCCAGTTTGAATAGGATGACCATCCAAGGAGGCTTTGTTGCAAAAGTAACGTCAAACCGGATCTGCTCGCTAGCGTTACATCCATCTCAGGACAGATTCCTGGTTGCTGCAGGGAGCGCTTTTGGATACGTTGGACTTTGGGATCTGGTCAGTGAGCACTTGGTTTTTATTTTTCGggataaatgaaagaaagaacttgcatttatatagcgcctttcacaacttcaggatgccccaaagtgctttacagccactgaagtacttttgaaataactGTTGTAAAGAAGGGaaccgcagcagccaatttgtgctcagcaaggtcccacaagtggcaatgaaataaatgactcaaTATTCTGTTAGTGTTGGTTGGGGGATGGAAGTTGGcccggacactgggagaactaccctgctcttctttgaataaagtCACGGCATCGATGACGTCTACCTAAGAGatgcttttttttctctccagaaTTTCCTGGTCATTTTGTGGCTAAGAAATATACTAGCTGGTTTTGAAATTTAGGGACTGTTGTGAGTTACAAGTACATTGCCTGTTGAGAGCAAGTTTACCTTTCCATTGTTATTAAATCCATCAGGAGAGATGTTTCTAATCCACATCTGGTTGCTACtgtataaatcatagaatcatagaagttacaacatggaaacaggcccttcggcccaacatgtccatgtcgcccagtttataccactaagctagtcccaatttcctgcacttggcccatatccctctatacccatcttacccatgtaactgtccaaatgctttttaaaagacaaaattgtacccgcctctactaatgaataattgttgtaaagaAATAGCCCTTATTATTACAACCAACCTGTGCCATGGAATGATTGAGCTGGATTTGTGTCTGTGACCTACGAGATGGTTTCCTGGGATGCTTTAAATGTAGGATAGGCAGTTCCTCGTGCAGGAGCAGCAAATGGTGTTGATTCATAATCCAGGTTTACTCAACAAAAAGGGAATGTTTGAGTTTTTCAGTAGAATGATCCAGTTTTGATTGAACTCttgtgtgttttatttttttgCAGAGTTCCAAGACTGAACTTGCTGTCCATCAGTTCAAGCCTCACTGTGGCACTGTCAATTGTTTGTACTTTTCCCCTTCTAACTCTGCTGAGCTACTGTCAATAAGCAACGATGGAAGTATTCGCTGTGGGAACGTAGCTACCGCTGTCTTTGACGAGGTAAGATCCACTAAAGATCTTTGAACTCTCTCACTGCTTATTGACGAGCTGTGGGCTTTTTTTTGGCTTTACATAAACAGAAAGGTTGGGATGTGTTGGTGTGACGTTTTGATATAGAGAAGCAGCACAGCACATTTCTCATATGAAGTTGGTTTGAGCCCCCGCTGTTCTGGCCACCTTCAGCCCAGAGGAGAAAAGACGACACAGGGAAGTAGGAAATTCTCCAGTTGCAGTCACACTGGGAACCCAAATACCCCTTTTGCTGGAGTGTTGCTTCCAGTGAAATGGAATATTTTGCTGTGTGTGACTGTTAGTCTCTGAACTATAAAGTTGATCAGAAGCATGATTTTCAAGGAGGAAATGTGAAAGAGTCTGGAAAAAGTGGAGTCACGGGGGATGCTCACATGCAGTAGTGCTTCTTCCTCGTTCATTCACTGGCATCTTTTATATATTTTAGAAGAGGCAAATAGTTCagtggggatggagggggagaaatGCAAGGAAAATGTCCCATAGGAGTTTAAATCACTGTACTTTCAGAATACGGATTACTTCTGTTAATTCAAAGTTATTTTTTGGGCTAAAAATTTGAATTTCAAATTCAAATGTAGCGATTTTGAATTAATAGCAGA is part of the Heptranchias perlo isolate sHepPer1 chromosome 34, sHepPer1.hap1, whole genome shotgun sequence genome and encodes:
- the LOC137301705 gene encoding WD repeat-containing protein 76-like translates to MSAGVENGNRRSLRLSAPTGSLKGGMATAVRKMPRKCLPGDSFSKPAVGTESLSKKLKLRMKGATSGHSQVRSPELGSSPTGGSPGSLHTSSVPRLASSKKQNVPILANGGSSRESDYDSYSSEDEFPLVFHRESEELSVYEQKRLKNIQENAQFFASLNMLETAKMLRQIGKKGPEKGQNRPKRERLKTPGENVVARRSMRLLRLDPTGTPISEVPIEAQVKPEQIEERIFGPLKMITNEEEDSRVTENLMKTWLEISQGEMHIEKRQPVELKKYKSSLNRMTIQGGFVAKVTSNRICSLALHPSQDRFLVAAGSAFGYVGLWDLSSKTELAVHQFKPHCGTVNCLYFSPSNSAELLSISNDGSIRCGNVATAVFDEVYTSNSGNTSSFDFLAEDGSTLMVSHWDGDVSVVDRRTPSTSGELAAYLGINYLRTVSVHPVHRQYFVTAGARCVTIYDVRNLKASSKKAVAHMGEHTKNVSAAYFSPVTGNRVVTTCSDDRIRVFDTSAIIPKIPIVSSITHNNYTGRWLTKFRAVWDPKQEDCFVVGSMARPRQIEVFHGAGSKVHEFRDAEWLGSVCSINVIHPTRNVLVGGNSSGRLHVFMDYSR